Below is a window of Brachyhypopomus gauderio isolate BG-103 unplaced genomic scaffold, BGAUD_0.2 sc83, whole genome shotgun sequence DNA.
AGTGCAACAACCAACAAGTGGCGTCTTGAGCAGTGAAATTATACTTGGGTGATTAAAGAAACTCACAGATAATCCTGCAGGAATACCTAATGCTCAGGTACTTGTAGGTGCCGACACAGGGGTCAGAGAAGACAGAGTTTGTGGCAGGGACCACACAACTGCTCTTGCCTTCACACCTGTGGAGATAAATAGCAGAATTCTAAAAACAGAATTAAGAACTACTTTTTGAAAAGCTAATTTTTTGCCTCTCCATTTAATATCATTTTTGTATTATCTTTCACTTGTGCTCTTCAGTCAGGGACTGAAATTGGCACTGTAGTGCAACTATTTTTAGATTTCTCTCCTAGAAATCAATAATGTAAAAGTAAAATACTTTGACTTCAGGGTAGACTCACCTATTTGTAACTTCAGCTAATGTGTTGTTTCCATAACACTTAGTATTGGAGATTTGACTCCTGGGTCGCCCAGCAGAGCAGGTGGTGGAATCAGTTCTGCCAAAGTTAGCACTGAGGATATCCAAAACACCGGCTTCTTCAAATGAAGCAGTTTAGTACAACAGAAATGGGTTAGTGTCTACTGCGCAGAAATCTCTTCATATAAGCAGTGCTCAGAGATCACGACTACTGAATAAATACTGTGTATATTTGGAAATCATTCTCTCAAGgttccttaaaatgtaaaaattatcTATGTATCTGTAATTtccagacgtgtggactcgagtcacatgacttggactctagTCCGACTtcagtcactaaactgatgacttgtgacttgacttagactttacctttactcactttgaatcggacttgagctttaagacttgaaatccttattttaacataatatagaatcacataactggatcattttgtattaatggtgctgtaaaatatgaactgctcagctcagtttatccgtaaactacaggtgaagttctgcagccaatcggaggagagggggaggggggtagcagcgttgaatttgtgcggagaggacaagcaacatgctcccaaaaatgatcccgttcaattataaagattatgctgttgtgaataaaataagaactgcgacatgcaagacatgtggaattaggataagagatggagatgcagcCACTTCAAACtgacatttgaggctgcacaaacaagAGTAAGTCTCTATGTATATTTAACaatgctataacggttagctagctagctgggatgtgataactcaggggtcgaAAATTAACTGTTACaggggtccacatgagcaacttgacgTGAGTGGtccgcaccaacaataattCGAAAGCAGGGACGCGGGTGTAGGTGACGACGACAATTGCGAAGACATCTCACTCAAGTGAACTGAAACGCTCAAACGcctagttagtctgactaacttaatatactaataatcaactgcatcaattgtgttaaatattgaaattacatctggtgacttgactaggacttgagacttgttacttgcatcttggtgacttgttcacatgtcatAATTTCTGACAACTACTTCAATTGTCATGGAGATCAGAAGTGCACTACACCCACCCAGTCACCTCTGGGACAACCAGTCACTGGCATTCCCAATAAAACAATCAGTTTACTTCAGTACGTTGAAAAACCACCCACCAGAACAGAGTCATTAAACTCTTGCCCAAGTCACTCATACTAGATCAACCACACTGACTTCCGGTCATGCTTTGcatacaaaaactgcttttgttaAATCCCTGCATGGTCTTGCTTCTTCGTACTTAAccagacccctccctttgggcctGTGAATACGTAGTTCGCGTTCacatatgtacttcctgtgtgGTTGTACATGTTCACACATCTTGTCAGTCTAATGTGTCAGGGCTTAAGAGTTGTGTATATATTGTGCGAGTATGCTCCGAGTATAGTCTTTGTGACTATGCGTTTGCCTTAGGTGTTGTATGTTGTGTTACATGCGCCATATTGGTTATAAGAATAAAGCTACATGTTTATGGACCTAGTCTACGCATCCTGCCTCATTCCTCGCACCATGACACCTACATTTACTTCTCAAAGTACAGTTGATTTAATTAAAGGTACATTCTATGCTTAAACATGCATTAATATTTGACAATCAATTATCTGGATAATTTATCTATTAAATGatatgtagattggtaaaactAAATTAAACCTAGACATCATAACTCAATTTTCCTTGCTTTATAGTTGGAGTTAGTGGGGCAGTGACAGAACCTTGATTTTATGAGGGGATACTAAAAGGAGATTGTACAAACCACATTTCAGTGCAGCATTACTGCCCTCGCAGGTCACACTGGTGTCTGCAGGACACATCACAGCAGATTGTAATCAACCAGATGTTTCTGTAAGGCATGCTACTGTAGAGAATAGTACAGAGGATTAGTTACTGTATGAAGGATTAATTACTTACAAACTGGGAGGCAACGATAGGAGACGGTGAGGTATTTGGAAATCCCAATACATGGATCATTGAAGATGGTGTATGAAGCATGTACAGTACAACTGGTTTTCCCATTACACCTGTGAGGTAAAGTGAGGTGTTACCAAGAGCTCTTAAGAGCACTTGAGCAACACAGCCTCCGATcagaaaaacaataaaaaatacaaaacattaCTCTGCAGCcacaagagagagtgtgttggaAGCATAGCAGTTGGTGTTAGCCAGGATGAAACTGGGCAGGCCAGTTGAGCAGGTTGTAGAATCTGTGCGCCCGTAGTTAGCATTGATGATGTCAACCACATCATtccctgcacagacacacagtgaaCAGTTTGGAGCATCGACAGTTTTGAAAGTATAATTGATCTGCAGTAGGTTTCTTATGGACGCACAAACAATCAGTATTGACCAAATAAGGCAAAGATGAAGGAGGGTGATCTCACCACAGTCCAATGTGCTGTAGCCATCCTCACATATTACAATGACACCTGGTGGAAACGGACAAAACATGCATCAGGACCTGGACGTCTACCACCCTGCAGAACTGCAGGATTAAGATGTCACTCCAATAAGTAGGATAATTATTCAATTAGGACAATGCATCAGGCGTGTAAGAATCAGAACTCTGCAGCACAGCAGGTGTTCAAAAGGTTTACAACAATATGGTAGATGTCAAACTTGGCAGACTATATCCGTTATACTTACGGCCTTGCATACAGGTGAAAGTTGTGTTGTAGTACTTGAACGTTCCCAAACACGGGTCTGTGCTGCCAAGCTTATCAGTCTTAAACTCACACTGTCTAAACCCATTGCACCTGTTTATTACAAAGGATATTAAATGTCAGACGTGTTGGGTGATGGACTCTGATGGATCACTCTGTATGATGGAACAAAACTATCCAACATCAAAGGAATAGTAACAGTTTGATTACCAGTCTTTTGTTAGATTCAGATTTGTCTGGGGGTATTCCAATTATTCATCTAATTTTTACCAAAGTCTCAAACCAGCATTCCATATTTTCTTCAGTAATATTCATAAGAGGTatagaaaaataaaatacttGCTATATGCCATGTATGTTTGTTGTACCTAGCAGAGATGATGGGAATATTCAAGGTACATGCAGTGTTCTGGGTTTCAGAAGCAGGACGACCAACACTACAAATGCTTTTATCTGTCCGGCCATATATTGCCGACGTCACATTTATTACTCCAGTGTCTGAAAGTGTGGATACAAATGTGGAGTTTATTCTCTGCAATGCTGAGAGATTGACTAAATCCTTTAACAGTATGAACAGTCACATTATGtcaaaataattaataaataaaatgctCATTGTACTGATAAGCAACCGTATTTATGTGTTCTACATTCTTTAATTATAGTTTACATTTACCACTGAAAGAGCGTACAAAATCCTATACATTTCTAGAAGGAAGTCAACATTGAAGTCcttacataaaaaaaatgtatatggTTCAGTTTGTTGCTGAGAATAACTTACCACAGCCGAGGTGCTGGACACTACCATAACAGGTGATTTCATTTTCTGAAAGAACCAACAACGATAGACGTGTACATTAATAAATGACACGGTAGGCCAGTCCACCACCTCAGGGGAGATGCCCACTCCTACACACTCCAGCTCCTGTACACCCTGTAGTCACCCTCCTCCTGATCATACACACCCGTAATCTCATCATAGCTTCCTCATTCCAAACAAGGATTGTGACTGTCGCGTGTTTTGCGCCTCTAGTAGTTATTTAGCGCCTTTTCCTTTCATTATAGTGTTGTGCTGTTCATGCCTCTTATGTGAATATGGACATTAAAGAACACAGCCCAACCATCACATCCTGCTGTTTCTGCCACTTCAGCACAATAAAACTGTTAGAATTGTTAAGATAGACTAAAACCCTGCCATGATGGtttctaatttttttttttaattaacattTAAGCAGTAGTAAAAtacaatatacacatatatgcacTCATCTGATAATGTGCAGAAATTCATTGATGCAAATAAAGCATTGGTGCTTATTTTTTACCTGCATAAACAAGCAAGCCAGGAGCCATCAGCACTGACAAAAGAGAAAGACAAACAGGCAGTCCTTAAACCTCTACAAATCAGTCCTTAAACCTCTACAAATCAGTCCTTGCATTCAATGCAAATCAGTGTTTTACTTGGACCAACAGATCATACTTGGAGTCCTGCATTGTTTGCTGGAGGACGTCCCGCACTAAAATGTGCAAATAAATTTCACAGCTTGGTTCTGATTACTGTTTCTCTTGTTGAGATGCAAGGGAAAAGGTTGAGCATCAAACATGGTTAAAACTTACAAGAGAGTAGAGTGAGCTTCAGGACAAACATTGTTCTGGGCTGGTGGTGTCAGAGATGCAAGTGAATATCCACGTGTTGAATCCACTGGAGCCGAGCAGTATTTATATGCTGTAAATCAGAAAACATTTCTCCAAGCATTAAAACACTTGGTAATTAACAGATTATTGTGGCATTGTTTTCTGTTCCAGGACATTGTGTAAATTTGGTATGGGTATAGTGCTGCATTTATTCTATTACATTATAGCAGACTGTTGACTCACTTGTTTTATTGTACAACCCTGTTTCTAACTAATAAGCCTGTTGTCATAATCCATCAGGTACTCTGACCTAGGGACACAGGCAGTGCTACACATACACCAACATGGACTGCACCTGTAAAGCTCCCAATCTCCAGATTATGCTCCAAGTGTGCTAGCTCACCACTTAATTATGTTGTACATTGATTAGCAAATTCAGCTAAAATACAGCTAATAGGAAAATTACATTTTTGGTGCACTGGGTCCCATCTGTGGACACTTTGCATGAATTGGATTCAAAGATGAAGGAATTGCATACAGCAAATGCAGACATCGTGAATGCATGTTGGAGAAAATGCTGGACTGTTCATGAGAATGAAAAAGTGGTGCATAAATGGGATGAATTCAAAAGGCAAGAACAGCTTATGAAATTAACAGAATGAGCAAACTGGTTAATTTTCCTGCTTTTGAGCTGACAACACGTAATTCCTGAAGGCATAGTCTGAAATGAAGTTCAGTGTGTGCTCAAATAGCCTGTTCTTTCAGGAGAAATTGATCTGGACACTTAAATTTGGCAATAGAGTTTCCTTACTCTCCAGCAGATCAATCAAGATTAACCTGGCCTCATCACATATGCCACATTGCCATAAAATCTTTGTTTAGTGCTGCAAGAAATCAGAAAAAAAATAGTTTGTAACTATTCTTGAATTGATATAAACTGTTCAAATTTTGTTCCTCTCTACATCATATCTACAAGTACTTGTTGAGCAGCATTTGAACCATCTGAAAGAATGTTTTCCAGTTATCAAGATAACTACAAAACATTACTCAACTGACATTCATCCCAGATTTTTAAAAAGGTGTGTCACCATGGATGCAGCAGGAAGTGAGGGTAATGCAGTTACATTTTAATTGtccattaaaacaaacaaaaaaactcaCCAAAAGCAAAACTCACCTGAACCGCTGAGAAACAAAGGTTAGCAATCAGAGCATAATCTAGTCAGGCAAAAAAGTCAAAACTTCACTCAGGGCTGGTATCAAGAATACTCAGTACAAAATGGCGGGACCTGTGAGGGTTTTAAAGAAGAGGGATCATATGCAGCAGGTGTGCGCAACTGATGAGGGGTGTGTCAATATGTGGGTgattgagagtgagggagtgacacTGCAGAGGTATGTCGTTGTGTGGGTGTCTCCCCTGTGCTCGGAGGCCGGCCTTCCGTGACAAAAGTGTATGTGGATTAAGCTAAAAaaagttttgttttcttttttaaaataatggGCATTAAAAATTGAACTTGAAAAATATTTTGTCTTTGGTAAACACAGTAAAATGTGTAAGTGTTGCCAAAACAGAACAGGAGTAAAGACTCTGTATCAGAAGTAAAGAAAATGACTTACCTGCAAGACATATGCAGAATCTCAGGCTTATTAATGTAAACTATATATGTGCTTCTAGGTATTACCTTATTAATCACTGGACTGGTATTAGCAGACAAACTCTTGTTCTTCCTCTACGTTTGTAACCAAGTGTCTGTGTATGTTGTTGAGTAGTACTGTTCAGAAGTAACGTCAAGTGTCATGTGATATGATACAATGTTCTGTTTTTGTTGATGAAATCTCAATTttaataaaacatgtaaaagCTTTAATGTAGTACAGTACCTGTGGAATAcattggctccgccccctgtcaATCATTCATTACCGTAGTTTTCCCTTCCTCTATGTTCACCTATCCTGGTCCAGTCTTTCTTTTCTTACGTGTAATCTGTTTCACCTGTGTCCTGTCTCTACCTTCGTTTGTCAGGTATCTAGACCCATTGTTTTTTCTCAGTTGctgtctggtttttttttttatggcggACCTCCCCGTGTTTCTCCGCTACCCTGAATTTATTTAGCCTGCTATCGCCTCTCGTCTTGTAGTTTCTGTTCCtgtcatctttctctctttttccgtAGTAAACTTGACATTCTCTCGCTCTGGTTATGCTATTCTTGGTGTGTCTAATTATCTCTATGCGTGTGTAGTAGTTAGGGTTTTGTGTTCGCTTGTATTAGTTGTTCATTCATTAAGTAGGCTAAAATTAAATGTGGGTTTCACATGGTTCTGATTGAACTGAAAGTGGCCCTAATCTTAAAGTCAAAGGTCTGGTGGGCCCTCTTCCTGTCGTTGTTCTAAATATTGAGGCCCCTTTCTCTCATATTTATCGACTtatatatgatgtgtgtgtcgTGCCCACTAGGCTGATGTCAAGATCTTTAAATTTAGTTTAGATCTCTcagagacacacaacacaccaactGAGTATCACTTGATTTTATTAAGGGAATTTCACAGAGACCCCGTGTGAAATAATATGCCTAAGAAAAAGGGAAATGCATCACTAACAAGGAGAAAGGGTTTGGAGATTTCACAAGCCAACTGGATCCACGCGAGAGGGAAAAGAGTAGCAAATCAGACTTTCCTTTATTTTACTTGCTCAGCGTGTTGACTCAACGTTGCGATTTTCCCAGGGAATCCTGCACTCCCATCCCGCCGATTCTGGTAGTCCTGTCAAACCTACTACCATCGCCGTTTAAAAAGAAGTCCTAGTCCAATCAGCACCTAATTGTTGTACAACAAACACCTGCAAACCACCGCACAACCCTTGCATAAATAAAGCAAACCAATCATTTCACCCAACAAATCACAACCCACTCCCgaaatatgcaaatatatagGGACCTAGTCTTGCATTAACAAACTTGCATATATAGGTGTGGTGACCTAAAGctcagtggcggagctagacttttatccttggggtggccagagggtggccaaagctattttagggggtccatagactatgacaatgtatatttaagaaaagcattcaattgcaatcaaaatctgtaatatcaagtacatcttaagcatgcaggagatcagatttgtgtatgaaatttgcagttttttaaaaatgtgcaaaatgtacaacatgtaaaagtaaaaacacagatgtgctacttctggCATATCTTACAATCCAAATATACGAAATAGGAAAGCTGCTTTCAGCATTCCCTCGATCAGTGAGtgactgtttttgaaataattaattgcacttGAGTACATATTTTTAGTAACTTACATCGGTTACACAAACTTAAGTCGGGGCAAAACCACTGTAGATGTAATGTGTAGTATAATATTATTTTTCCTAGAAAAGTGtctttttactatttatttatttacaatacgtaaaattataatataattcattcataatattACCCGCATCTacaaagtttaaaaaaaaaaaggaaaatgttttataagctacaccgggctaaaagccacatatatctactgaactgaacacatttaactaaactggggtgagtttcctaaaacgttcttagcgctaagtacttcgtaacctcgtatgaaatgtACGAGGTTACTAAGTAGCCTACTtagcactaagaacgttttgggaaactgacccctgatcaggtgcctgaacggtgcctgtagcatttcacgtgtCAAATTCCGACAACCCTcatttatccgcataaagacgctacagatgatattgtcAATTTACGTttgtatgcataaataagactttaattatccatcacagcaaacggcacggaattatctatatccaaagccacactggctcaagggtgtttattattttaaataaaatacacactggctataccgaagttcacctctgaccacgacatcgcagtattacagcagtattataataataataataataatctttatttgtatagcacctttcatacatacatgtaactcaaagtgctttacagtataaataaaataaacattaaaaggagataagacaaagacaaaaagacaaaaagaaaatgttaaaagaaattaaagataaaaatattaaaataacataaaaagtaaaaagtgaagtaagataataaaaagtaaagtaaataagataaaactattaagacagagtttcttaactaaaagcggatctaaacaggaatgttttgagactgctcttaaaactatgcagggatgaaatgcctctgagctcttcaggaagagaattccagagctttgggccatagtggctaaaagcaccctcgccaatctttaatcggcttttaggaatcaccagtagattactgtttgaagacctgagagacctgactggaacatatctaaccatcatttcacttaggtaaagaggggcaagaccatgaagacatttaaaaaccatgactagaaccttaaaatctattctaaagctgacaggtaaccagtgcagtgagtggagtgcaggtgtaatatgatctctctttctcctgcaggtcagaacccttgcagccgcgttctgaactcgctgtaggtgcgaaatagagctctttggaagagcagatagaacagcgttacaataatctagccttgatgtgataaatgcatggacaagtttttcactgtcagcaggagagagcatatctcggaccttagcgatgtttcgaagatgaaagtaagctgtcttgcatgtagtcatgatgtgtgatttgaagctgagctcattatcaaaggtgacgcccaggttcttaacacattgtctggctttcagattcatttgactTAAATAAGtttggacatcattcctttgtgaatcactgccaagaacaagaacctctgtcttctgtttatttaactgcagaaaattgtcagacatccatgtctgtatatcatctatgcagtcaaacagtgagcaaattgattttagggctttaggttctagcgaaatataaagttgagtgtcatctgcatattgatgataactaataccatgtttattaatgatgtgtggtaacggaagcatatataggttgaatagtaacggcccaagaattgatccttgggggacgccacaagttattttttgacgtctggaggaagaggtacctaatgctacatagtaatcacgcccagttaggtacgatctaaaccagtctaagactaagccactaaggcctacccagctctgtagtcgatcaagaagtatttcatgatcaacggtgtcaaaagcggcgcttaaatctagcagaaaaaggactgagagtttgcctgcatccttattcaatctcaagtcatttactaccttaactagggctgtttcaaggattttaattgattttgattatgttttaattgctggggattttaatattcacatggatatatccacaaatccaatcacttcagaattcatgaggatgcttaactcttttgatctcatacagcatgtatcaggcccaactcataagcatggccacattttagatttggtcatttctaaacgtatagaggttaataatactgaaattactgatgttgcaatctctgaccattttggtgtattttcctgattgaaaagtgtcatttatttgatttactttgacatagtcattcaactgaattgacactactttttcaatgattttgctaagaaaggaaaggttagatataggtcgataattattaagaattgtgggatcaagatttctgttctttaatagcggtttaaccattgcagtttaaaaaattttagggaattcacccaattgcagagactgattaacaatcgttagaacttcatttgctaatgagctcagaacctgcttgaaaaagcttgttggtaaagggtccagttcacaagtagaggattttagtgatgaaatcacatcaagtagtgttaccatgtcaacttcttggaaataagacatattaaagttaggctgagtaactgatataagggttgatggtctattagtgcttgttgctatgttctgccttatactagtaatcttgtccctaaaaaatatagcaaactcctcacatttttcaactgaaacagtctcagggaagccacaggaggtggggtttactagctgatctatgcttctgaacaagacagctgagttattattggatgaattgattaaggtagagaaatagtttttccttgctgatttcacttcactgttgtaattctgcaatgttgttttataaatatcaaaatgtacttgcaattttgactttcgccaacgtctctcagcctgcctacaatcttgcctaaattttacaat
It encodes the following:
- the LOC143493262 gene encoding rhamnose-binding lectin-like isoform X2 encodes the protein MFVLKLTLLSLLMAPGLLVYAENEITCYGSVQHLGCDTGVINVTSAIYGRTDKSICSVGRPASETQNTACTLNIPIISARCNGFRQCEFKTDKLGSTDPCLGTFKYYNTTFTCMQGRVIVICEDGYSTLDCGNDVVDIINANYGRTDSTTCSTGLPSFILANTNCYASNTLSLVAAECNGKTSCTVHASYTIFNDPCIGISKYLTVSYRCLPVYTSVTCEGSNAALKCAGVLDILSANFGRTDSTTCSAGRPRSQISNTKCYGNNTLAEVTNRCEGKSSCVVPATNSVFSDPCVGTYKYLSIRYSCRII
- the LOC143493262 gene encoding rhamnose-binding lectin-like isoform X1 encodes the protein MFVLKLTLLSLLMAPGLLVYAENEITCYGSVQHLGCDTGVINVTSAIYGRTDKSICSVGRPASETQNTACTLNIPIISARCNGFRQCEFKTDKLGSTDPCLGTFKYYNTTFTCMQGRVIVICEDGYSTLDCGNDVVDIINANYGRTDSTTCSTGLPSFILANTNCYASNTLSLVAAECNGKTSCTVHASYTIFNDPCIGISKYLTVSYRCLPVYTSVTCEGSNAALKCEAGVLDILSANFGRTDSTTCSAGRPRSQISNTKCYGNNTLAEVTNRCEGKSSCVVPATNSVFSDPCVGTYKYLSIRYSCRII